A single window of Selenomonas sputigena DNA harbors:
- a CDS encoding autotransporter outer membrane beta-barrel domain-containing protein, translated as MKNISASTLTYHTHLYGGWSEQGDATNNTIALDGTTYGNFGAWYYADLHGGGGNNSSKDKTTGNTLKVTTKDNAANSLVNFEKMHFNLNSGIASGDTMLYVRTSVQDFDWNKISVAGAAEWMTGAQGSKDVTLYNGASMNLSNYAPRGTTSGDFEYGVRSNTSTPALSTVSATKIYFEGNKFQNADVTYDSGNHIPPVTSHYDGVVFGGISTLGNTTYKNKLTINGGDDFTGRKVAAGYTLSQTGDATHNELVLKNISASTLTNHTDLYGGWSEQGDATNNTITLDGTTYGYFGAWYYANLHGGGGNNSSKDKTTGNTLKVTTKDNAANSLVNFEKMHFNLNSGIASGDTMLYVRTSVQDFDWNKISVAGAAEWMTGAQGSKDVTLYNGASMNLSNYAPRGTTSGDFEYGVRSNTSTPALSTVSATKIYFEGNKFQNADVTYDSGNHIPPVTSHYDGVVFGGISTLGNTTYKNKLTINGGDDFTGRKVAAGYTLSQTGDATHNELVLKNISASTLTYHTDLYGGWSEQGDATNNTITLDGTTYGYFGAWYYANLHGGGGNNSSKDKTTGNTLKVTTKDNAANSLVNFEKMHFNLNSGIASGDTMLYVRTSMQNFDWNKITVGGLSAWVNKLKADGVNNPTATLYTGSGFTLTNYRPDLIGTVGDYEFGKKANVTGTGTVSASVLTLDGNRFQNATETPTTSSSTDIHAGISTYGNTTNHNTLNLKKNGSTPLSFTTVRAGYTKALNGGSDFNTLNLLDGASVTTGYAGYTEGRNLLLHPTDEDDPTAVDTTKNADAKNNIVNIQGGTLNAGGKLYGGYIATNAALTPPNNVSAGNASGNTINIESGTFGGSNEIYGGYTNGTGKATGNTINLGKSDGSLASTTLQNVFLYGGAASGTTNDVFTDNLLNVNAKSLTARNIKNFGKMKFNLGGMGTIAQTDQLLTLNGGATNGLDWAGVEVVPGSYHPFTPSTYNARLFTALHNGSGISFTKGTTDTYLPIGAKEKIVGDFEYIIDTATGSVSAQDVYVDGFRFRNHTATYNETPAHAEAWAGRTASGQTVTDNKLIVAGGTLNTAAYGGLVENKKHNTDGTFQTAAGTAKKNALEVRGGTIANAYGAKVAAAAGSAEENSVKITGGTIGGSAYGADLAATAAAGTARKNKAEVANGSLSGSLYGAHTAGSGSLAESEVKVSGGTIAGDVYGSDVASGAGSATGSKIELTGGTITGSVYGGKTAGTGAATGHTLSLNGGTVGGNVYGGHAASGATTGNTVNLGNGTTNAVTTITGTIYGGSGATDTDNVLNVNTNAQAGNIANFSMVNFNFNATFNQANPMLNLVGGSVTNLDWSKFKHTGNAPSGQSVLLQNMTGINVDHYTGAKEISSTGTHEYTIDTDTNTATAKQILYGGYQFKDANTTPTTGNALADIWAGRSVIGNTTTNNTLTINGTTHRDAYGGWTAGTGTTAAAKNNSTGNTVNLKAGTVRTIYGGFTSVQTGSATGNTVTITGGSMADVYGGFTNGTGATTGNTVNLGTATNAVASGTTIGTIYGGSKPTATNNTLNVYDSVTAGNIANFDTVNFKATSSHIQTGDTLLTLNGGATNLDWKKLHVDNLDSLNASATSDTILTLMHNSNNINLANYSTTGTRGRIHTADYEADITTDGNLATSQNVYLKGYRFQNNVTAYAGGTATNAWGGRSIIGNKVQKNELTLTGGSAMFTARGGMVSNTELDAHGNPKTTGDAENNKLILNTGAQALNAYGAEIQTKAGSATGNQAILNDGTIAGNLYGASLTAAGATGNATKNTVEIKGGTVAGSIYGGHIADGAATGSATDNVVTVAGGSVTGDVYAGFTNGAGATTDNTVSLGDGEHSLAAGTNIAGTIFGGNKAADTGNTLTVNTNATAGNIKNFENLRFNINSNALNPANPMLRLNTGATNDLDWGKLTVDATKFNSTISTYQAYNLTLMQNAAGIDFNKNSTNTYTANGGIKNVTSGNFEFSIDTLGSSVHTTEVRAAGYQYKNHTAATYVAADGTHTEAWAGRTAVGNKVENNKLTVTGGTITTAAYGGLVKNNRLDAHGNPLPTGDAEKNTLVISGGMVANAYGAELHTKDGNATENTAEITGGNVGSAYGASLAAAGAAGTVDKSKVTVSGGTINNVYGGSIESAAATGHITHSEVNIKGGNVGTVYGGKNEGAGNATGATINITGGTIGDIYAGHAAGAGATTGNTVNLGTAADAFAATTVGTIWGGNKADATGNTLNVNSRGATAIDIKNFENVNFDVAHNVSHGDTLLSLTNGAGTSIDWSKMKLKNLDAITASPITNRILTLLNSTNDVTFTNYDATRAKESKRDGDYEYVLNTDNETDHAKKIDLIGYRFANNHATYSASLGANPEAWGGRTKVGNKVEHNELTVTGGAITTAAYGGIAENFEGDGHGNYKPTGDAENNTLSLEGGTAADAYGADVRTKAGSATGNTVDLKGTAVTGNLYGGALTHTAASGAATGNKINLYSGTVAGDVYAGFANGSGTTTGNTVTIGDGVTDATVTVAGKLYGGNKAATDNILDIKSKGAQVGSLAGFSKIKFNLGTSVADGDTVLTLNQDTTLDYNTVEKPTGASVSAWLGNVMEKNAHLFQMAAGKTLTLNGYTPTTGSEREGDVEYSLVTDTNTASTTSGRLDLSAYKWQNANVEITGVIANVFGGKTTYGTTGETKTNKLTLKTGAAVTNAIAGDTQTTDGTAEENTLTIEAGTAVNALGAKTTNGKALKNKAVLQGGSVTNLKGAQSVNGTAEENAIEIAGGAVTDAVGAEAAGDATGNKAVITSGTVTGSLKGAKSAAKANKNIVEINGGNINGAKVMGAEAAGTAEENVVTISATPTSNAVTEITGGHSTNGDAIGNILNVDASVTGNLYGGRAHNASLRNVVNIKDGVTVTGNVTGGACLNANENTINIGRGSTVTGNVVGGNGSVENKNNIINLRGGTINGDVIGGAGASADNNTLAVYHDETHTSQIHDFDKVKNLHFYLGESIANENPTLLQLGVTNKDIRGVDVGVGVMGLAHGLKVNDVISLMKVNGGTLTTDADGAVPPAPATLINHVEAMHGVSLLYGFDLMKRGSGELIATVTKAAISDQAKSFVETRAGMTDFINRGADLLTTNGIHAAKKGAASVASDKEKGKYKLWAAISRGNMKVETGSYVDTTGWHLALGWAKELERKNGKITVSPFVEYGRGTYDSYLDDGTHGSGKLSYLGAGVLARMDQENGLWMQAALHAGQAKSDYTGSIYRGTVSNYDSSDTYVAAELSIGKTMKLKGGDKLDTSLRYLWSYQSGGDVAIKTGKYNDVYDFAAVNSHRLRLGTRYSHKESEGNELYAGLYWEYEFSGKACASFMGYEAPSPSLRGGSALLELGWRFQPKDSRVSYDLNLSGWQGKREGVTGSAHVNWAF; from the coding sequence TTGAAAAATATCTCGGCCTCAACACTTACGTATCATACACACCTGTATGGAGGCTGGTCAGAGCAGGGGGATGCTACCAACAACACTATCGCGCTGGACGGCACAACGTATGGAAATTTTGGTGCGTGGTATTACGCCGATTTGCATGGTGGCGGTGGTAATAACAGCTCCAAGGACAAGACGACTGGGAATACGCTCAAGGTAACAACGAAGGACAATGCAGCGAATTCACTTGTCAACTTCGAGAAGATGCATTTCAATCTTAATTCTGGCATTGCGTCTGGCGATACGATGCTGTATGTCCGAACCTCGGTGCAGGATTTTGACTGGAACAAAATTTCTGTCGCGGGTGCTGCCGAGTGGATGACGGGTGCGCAGGGATCCAAGGACGTGACTCTTTACAACGGCGCTTCGATGAACTTGAGCAATTATGCGCCCAGGGGGACGACCTCGGGTGATTTTGAGTATGGTGTACGATCCAACACATCGACACCGGCGCTGTCGACGGTGAGCGCAACGAAGATTTATTTTGAGGGGAATAAATTCCAAAACGCGGATGTGACGTATGATTCGGGGAATCATATTCCGCCTGTCACTTCGCACTATGATGGAGTAGTCTTTGGCGGGATATCCACACTTGGTAATACGACCTACAAGAACAAATTAACGATTAATGGTGGAGATGATTTTACGGGGCGCAAGGTTGCTGCTGGCTACACGTTGTCGCAGACGGGAGACGCCACCCATAACGAGCTCGTATTGAAAAATATCTCGGCCTCAACGCTTACGAATCATACAGACCTGTATGGAGGCTGGTCAGAGCAGGGGGATGCTACCAACAACACTATCACGCTGGACGGCACAACGTATGGATATTTTGGCGCGTGGTATTACGCCAATTTGCATGGTGGCGGTGGTAATAACAGCTCCAAGGACAAGACGACTGGGAATACGCTCAAGGTAACGACGAAGGACAATGCAGCGAATTCACTTGTCAACTTCGAGAAGATGCATTTCAATCTTAATTCTGGCATTGCGTCTGGCGATACGATGCTGTATGTTCGAACCTCGGTGCAGGATTTTGACTGGAACAAAATTTCTGTCGCGGGTGCTGCCGAATGGATGACGGGTGCGCAGGGATCCAAGGACGTGACTCTTTACAACGGCGCTTCGATGAACTTGAGCAATTATGCGCCCAGGGGGACGACCTCGGGTGATTTTGAGTATGGTGTACGATCCAACACATCGACACCGGCGCTGTCGACGGTGAGCGCAACGAAGATTTATTTTGAGGGGAATAAATTCCAAAACGCGGATGTGACGTATGATTCGGGGAATCATATTCCGCCTGTCACTTCGCACTATGATGGAGTAGTCTTTGGCGGGATATCCACACTTGGTAATACGACCTACAAGAACAAATTAACGATTAATGGTGGAGATGATTTTACGGGGCGCAAGGTTGCTGCTGGCTACACGTTGTCGCAGACGGGAGACGCCACCCATAACGAGCTCGTATTGAAAAATATCTCGGCCTCAACGCTTACGTATCATACAGACCTGTATGGAGGCTGGTCAGAGCAGGGGGATGCTACCAACAACACTATCACGCTGGACGGCACAACGTATGGATATTTTGGCGCGTGGTATTACGCCAATTTGCATGGTGGCGGTGGTAATAACAGCTCTAAGGACAAGACGACTGGGAATACGCTCAAGGTAACAACGAAGGACAATGCAGCGAATTCACTTGTCAACTTCGAGAAGATGCATTTCAATCTTAATTCTGGCATTGCGTCTGGCGATACGATGCTGTATGTTCGAACCTCGATGCAGAATTTTGACTGGAACAAAATTACCGTTGGAGGGCTTTCTGCATGGGTAAATAAACTAAAGGCGGATGGTGTGAATAATCCGACAGCGACACTCTATACAGGTAGCGGCTTTACCCTCACTAATTATAGACCAGATTTGATTGGCACAGTTGGCGACTACGAATTTGGCAAGAAGGCGAATGTGACGGGTACGGGTACGGTGTCTGCTTCCGTCCTCACACTCGACGGCAATCGCTTCCAAAATGCCACGGAAACGCCGACGACGAGCAGCAGCACCGACATCCATGCGGGTATCTCTACCTATGGCAATACGACGAATCACAATACGCTGAACCTCAAAAAGAATGGTTCGACGCCTCTTTCTTTCACCACGGTGCGTGCCGGCTATACGAAGGCTTTGAATGGCGGCTCGGATTTCAATACGCTCAATCTCCTTGACGGCGCTTCTGTAACGACGGGCTATGCAGGCTATACCGAAGGTCGGAATCTGCTTCTTCATCCGACGGATGAAGATGATCCGACAGCTGTCGACACCACGAAGAACGCCGATGCAAAGAACAATATCGTCAACATCCAAGGCGGCACGCTCAATGCGGGAGGCAAGCTCTATGGCGGCTATATCGCGACGAATGCCGCACTCACGCCGCCGAATAATGTGTCGGCGGGCAACGCTTCGGGCAATACGATCAATATCGAGAGCGGCACGTTCGGCGGCAGCAACGAAATCTACGGCGGCTACACGAACGGTACGGGCAAGGCGACGGGCAACACCATCAACCTTGGCAAGAGTGACGGATCTCTGGCATCGACCACGTTGCAGAATGTCTTCCTCTATGGCGGCGCGGCGAGCGGCACGACGAACGACGTCTTTACGGACAACCTGCTCAATGTCAATGCGAAGAGCCTGACGGCGCGCAACATCAAGAACTTTGGCAAGATGAAGTTCAACCTCGGCGGCATGGGGACGATCGCTCAGACCGATCAGCTCCTCACGCTCAACGGTGGTGCGACGAACGGCCTCGATTGGGCGGGCGTCGAAGTCGTGCCCGGCAGCTATCATCCGTTCACGCCGAGCACATACAACGCACGTCTCTTCACGGCGCTGCACAACGGTTCGGGCATCAGCTTCACGAAGGGCACGACGGACACCTATCTGCCGATCGGAGCCAAGGAGAAGATCGTCGGCGACTTCGAATACATCATCGACACGGCGACCGGCTCGGTTTCCGCGCAGGACGTCTACGTCGACGGCTTTCGCTTCCGCAATCATACGGCGACGTACAACGAGACGCCTGCACACGCGGAGGCATGGGCAGGGCGCACAGCGAGCGGCCAGACCGTCACGGACAACAAGCTCATCGTCGCAGGCGGCACGCTCAATACGGCGGCTTACGGCGGCCTCGTCGAGAACAAGAAGCACAACACCGACGGCACCTTCCAGACGGCGGCAGGAACGGCGAAGAAGAACGCGCTCGAAGTCCGAGGCGGCACGATTGCCAATGCCTACGGCGCAAAGGTCGCAGCGGCTGCTGGCAGCGCGGAAGAAAACAGCGTCAAGATCACGGGCGGCACGATCGGCGGCTCCGCCTACGGCGCAGACCTCGCTGCAACAGCGGCTGCGGGAACCGCGAGGAAGAACAAGGCCGAAGTTGCGAACGGCAGCTTGAGCGGCTCTCTTTATGGCGCCCATACGGCGGGAAGCGGCTCTCTCGCAGAAAGCGAAGTCAAGGTCTCGGGCGGCACGATCGCAGGAGACGTCTACGGCAGCGATGTCGCCTCGGGCGCGGGAAGCGCCACGGGCAGCAAGATCGAGCTGACGGGCGGCACGATTACAGGCTCCGTCTATGGCGGCAAGACTGCCGGCACGGGCGCGGCGACAGGTCATACGCTAAGCCTCAACGGCGGCACGGTAGGCGGCAATGTCTACGGCGGACACGCGGCGTCGGGCGCGACGACGGGCAACACCGTCAACCTCGGCAATGGCACGACGAACGCTGTCACCACCATCACCGGCACAATCTATGGCGGCAGCGGGGCGACGGATACGGACAACGTCCTCAACGTCAATACCAATGCACAGGCGGGTAACATCGCCAATTTCAGCATGGTCAACTTCAACTTCAACGCGACCTTTAACCAGGCGAACCCCATGCTGAACCTTGTCGGCGGTTCGGTGACGAACCTCGACTGGAGCAAGTTCAAGCATACGGGCAATGCGCCGAGCGGGCAGTCCGTCCTCCTGCAGAACATGACGGGCATCAACGTCGACCACTACACGGGTGCGAAAGAAATCTCCTCGACCGGCACGCACGAATACACCATCGACACCGACACCAACACGGCGACGGCGAAGCAGATCCTCTACGGCGGCTACCAGTTCAAGGACGCCAATACGACACCGACGACAGGAAATGCTCTGGCAGACATCTGGGCCGGCCGCTCCGTCATCGGCAACACGACGACGAACAACACGCTCACGATCAACGGCACGACGCATCGCGACGCCTACGGCGGCTGGACGGCAGGCACGGGCACGACGGCCGCAGCGAAAAACAACAGCACGGGAAACACCGTCAACCTCAAGGCAGGTACGGTGCGCACCATCTACGGCGGCTTCACCTCCGTGCAGACGGGAAGCGCCACAGGCAACACCGTGACCATCACGGGCGGCTCGATGGCGGACGTCTACGGCGGCTTCACGAATGGCACGGGCGCGACCACGGGCAACACCGTCAACCTCGGCACGGCGACGAACGCCGTCGCCTCAGGCACGACGATCGGCACGATTTACGGCGGCAGCAAACCGACCGCCACGAACAACACGCTCAACGTCTACGACTCCGTCACGGCGGGCAACATTGCCAATTTTGACACGGTCAACTTCAAGGCGACGAGCAGCCACATCCAGACAGGCGACACCCTCCTGACCCTGAACGGTGGCGCGACGAACCTCGACTGGAAGAAACTCCACGTCGACAACCTCGACAGCCTCAATGCAAGCGCCACGAGTGACACGATCCTGACGCTCATGCACAACAGCAACAACATCAACCTCGCGAACTACAGTACGACGGGAACGCGCGGCCGCATCCACACGGCAGACTACGAGGCCGACATCACGACCGACGGCAACCTTGCCACCAGTCAGAACGTCTACCTCAAGGGATATCGCTTCCAGAACAATGTGACGGCCTACGCAGGCGGCACGGCGACGAATGCATGGGGCGGACGCTCCATCATCGGCAACAAGGTGCAAAAGAACGAGCTGACGCTTACGGGCGGCAGCGCGATGTTTACCGCACGCGGCGGCATGGTATCGAACACCGAGCTTGACGCGCACGGCAACCCTAAGACCACGGGCGACGCGGAAAATAACAAGCTCATTCTGAACACCGGCGCACAGGCACTCAACGCCTATGGCGCAGAGATACAGACCAAAGCGGGCAGCGCCACGGGCAACCAAGCCATCCTCAACGACGGCACAATTGCAGGCAACCTCTACGGCGCCTCCTTGACCGCAGCGGGCGCAACGGGCAATGCGACGAAAAACACCGTCGAAATCAAGGGCGGCACGGTTGCAGGCAGCATCTACGGCGGCCATATCGCCGATGGCGCAGCGACGGGCAGCGCCACGGACAATGTCGTCACCGTCGCGGGCGGCTCTGTCACAGGCGATGTCTACGCAGGCTTTACGAACGGCGCAGGCGCGACGACGGACAACACCGTGAGCCTAGGTGACGGCGAGCACAGCCTAGCTGCCGGCACGAACATTGCCGGCACGATCTTTGGCGGCAACAAAGCGGCGGACACGGGCAACACGCTGACCGTCAACACCAATGCGACGGCGGGCAACATCAAAAACTTTGAAAACCTCCGGTTCAACATCAACAGCAATGCGCTGAACCCCGCCAATCCTATGCTGAGGCTGAATACAGGTGCGACGAACGACCTCGACTGGGGCAAGCTCACCGTCGATGCGACGAAGTTCAACAGTACGATCAGCACCTATCAGGCGTACAACCTGACCCTCATGCAAAATGCGGCGGGCATCGACTTCAATAAAAACAGCACCAATACCTATACCGCAAACGGCGGCATCAAAAATGTGACGAGCGGCAACTTTGAATTCAGCATTGATACGCTCGGCTCCTCCGTCCATACAACCGAGGTGCGTGCGGCAGGCTACCAGTACAAGAACCACACGGCAGCGACGTACGTGGCAGCGGACGGCACCCATACAGAAGCATGGGCAGGACGCACCGCCGTCGGCAACAAGGTGGAGAACAACAAACTCACTGTCACGGGCGGCACCATCACCACCGCAGCCTACGGCGGACTTGTGAAAAACAACAGGCTCGATGCCCATGGCAACCCGCTTCCGACGGGAGATGCCGAAAAGAACACCCTTGTCATCTCGGGGGGCATGGTCGCCAATGCCTACGGCGCCGAACTGCACACCAAGGACGGCAACGCGACGGAAAACACCGCAGAGATTACGGGCGGCAACGTCGGCTCTGCCTACGGCGCCTCCCTTGCAGCAGCCGGTGCAGCAGGCACGGTAGACAAGAGCAAAGTCACCGTCTCCGGCGGCACAATCAACAACGTCTATGGCGGATCGATTGAGAGTGCTGCAGCGACGGGTCACATCACGCACAGCGAAGTAAATATCAAAGGCGGCAACGTCGGAACTGTCTACGGCGGCAAAAACGAAGGCGCGGGCAATGCCACGGGTGCGACGATCAATATCACGGGCGGCACGATAGGTGACATCTACGCAGGCCATGCGGCAGGCGCAGGTGCGACGACAGGCAACACCGTCAACCTCGGCACGGCCGCCGACGCCTTCGCGGCGACCACCGTCGGCACGATCTGGGGCGGCAACAAGGCCGATGCCACGGGCAACACCTTGAACGTCAACAGCCGCGGTGCAACGGCAATCGACATCAAGAACTTTGAAAACGTCAACTTCGACGTCGCCCACAACGTCAGCCATGGCGACACACTGCTATCGCTTACGAACGGCGCGGGCACATCGATCGACTGGTCCAAGATGAAGCTCAAGAACCTCGACGCCATCACGGCAAGCCCCATAACGAACCGCATCTTGACCCTTTTAAACAGCACGAACGATGTCACCTTCACGAACTATGATGCCACACGCGCCAAAGAAAGCAAGCGCGACGGTGACTACGAATACGTCCTCAACACCGACAATGAAACGGATCATGCAAAGAAAATCGACCTGATCGGCTACCGCTTTGCCAACAACCATGCGACGTATTCCGCCTCCCTCGGGGCGAACCCCGAAGCATGGGGCGGTCGCACGAAAGTCGGCAACAAAGTGGAGCACAACGAACTCACCGTCACGGGCGGCGCCATCACCACCGCAGCCTACGGCGGCATTGCCGAAAACTTTGAAGGCGACGGCCATGGCAACTACAAGCCGACGGGCGATGCGGAAAACAACACGCTGAGCCTCGAAGGCGGCACGGCAGCCGACGCCTACGGTGCCGACGTGCGCACCAAAGCGGGCAGCGCCACGGGCAACACCGTCGACCTCAAGGGCACGGCCGTCACAGGAAACCTCTACGGCGGAGCGCTGACGCACACCGCAGCCAGCGGCGCTGCCACGGGCAACAAGATCAACCTCTACAGCGGCACGGTCGCAGGCGACGTCTACGCAGGCTTTGCCAACGGCTCGGGCACGACGACGGGCAACACCGTCACCATCGGTGACGGCGTGACCGATGCAACCGTCACCGTCGCGGGAAAACTCTACGGCGGCAACAAAGCGGCGACAGACAACATCCTCGACATCAAGAGCAAAGGCGCGCAAGTCGGCAGCCTCGCCGGCTTCTCCAAGATCAAGTTCAACCTTGGCACAAGCGTGGCTGACGGCGATACCGTCTTGACGCTCAACCAAGACACGACGCTCGACTACAACACCGTCGAGAAACCGACCGGCGCCAGCGTATCGGCATGGCTCGGCAACGTCATGGAAAAGAACGCACACCTCTTCCAAATGGCAGCAGGCAAGACGCTTACCCTGAACGGCTATACGCCGACCACGGGCAGTGAACGCGAGGGCGATGTCGAATACAGTCTCGTGACCGACACGAACACCGCCAGCACCACCAGCGGCAGACTTGACCTCTCCGCGTACAAGTGGCAAAATGCCAACGTCGAAATCACAGGCGTCATCGCCAACGTATTCGGCGGCAAGACCACCTACGGTACGACTGGCGAGACGAAGACAAACAAACTCACCCTCAAGACGGGCGCAGCCGTCACCAACGCCATCGCGGGCGACACGCAAACGACAGACGGCACCGCCGAAGAAAACACCTTGACCATAGAAGCCGGAACCGCCGTCAACGCCCTCGGCGCAAAGACAACGAACGGCAAGGCTCTGAAGAACAAAGCTGTTCTCCAAGGCGGCTCGGTAACGAACCTCAAAGGTGCGCAAAGCGTGAACGGCACCGCTGAAGAAAACGCCATCGAAATCGCAGGTGGCGCCGTCACGGATGCCGTTGGCGCGGAAGCCGCAGGCGACGCAACGGGCAACAAAGCCGTCATCACCTCCGGCACGGTCACCGGAAGCCTCAAGGGCGCAAAGAGCGCCGCCAAGGCGAACAAGAACATCGTCGAAATCAACGGCGGCAATATCAACGGCGCCAAAGTCATGGGCGCAGAAGCCGCTGGCACAGCCGAAGAAAATGTTGTCACCATCAGCGCGACGCCGACCTCGAATGCAGTGACCGAAATTACCGGCGGACATTCGACGAACGGCGATGCGATCGGCAACATCTTGAACGTCGACGCTAGCGTCACGGGCAATCTCTACGGCGGACGTGCGCATAACGCCTCCTTGCGGAACGTCGTCAACATCAAAGACGGCGTCACCGTCACAGGCAACGTCACGGGCGGCGCCTGCCTCAATGCCAACGAAAACACCATCAACATCGGCAGAGGATCGACCGTCACAGGAAACGTCGTCGGCGGCAACGGCTCCGTCGAAAATAAGAACAACATCATCAACCTCAGAGGAGGCACCATCAACGGCGATGTTATCGGTGGTGCAGGAGCATCCGCGGACAACAACACACTCGCCGTCTATCACGACGAAACGCACACCAGTCAGATTCACGACTTCGACAAGGTCAAGAACCTCCACTTCTACCTTGGTGAGAGCATCGCCAACGAGAACCCGACGCTCCTGCAGCTCGGCGTCACAAACAAAGACATCCGCGGCGTTGATGTCGGTGTCGGCGTCATGGGACTTGCGCATGGCCTCAAGGTCAACGACGTCATCAGCCTCATGAAGGTCAACGGCGGAACGCTTACGACCGATGCGGACGGCGCCGTGCCGCCTGCGCCTGCGACGCTCATCAATCACGTCGAAGCCATGCATGGCGTATCGCTCCTCTATGGCTTCGATCTCATGAAGCGCGGCTCGGGCGAACTCATCGCCACCGTCACCAAGGCAGCCATCAGCGACCAGGCGAAATCCTTCGTCGAGACGAGGGCCGGCATGACCGACTTCATCAACCGCGGTGCAGATCTTCTGACCACGAACGGAATCCATGCCGCCAAGAAAGGCGCCGCAAGTGTAGCAAGCGACAAAGAAAAAGGCAAGTACAAGCTCTGGGCAGCTATCAGCCGCGGCAACATGAAAGTCGAAACCGGCTCCTACGTCGACACCACCGGCTGGCACTTGGCGCTCGGCTGGGCGAAAGAACTCGAGAGAAAGAACGGCAAGATCACCGTCAGCCCCTTCGTCGAATACGGCAGAGGAACATACGACTCCTACCTCGACGACGGCACGCACGGCAGCGGCAAACTCAGCTACCTTGGCGCGGGCGTTCTTGCGAGAATGGATCAAGAAAACGGCCTTTGGATGCAGGCGGCGCTCCATGCAGGACAAGCCAAGAGCGATTACACCGGCAGCATCTACCGGGGCACCGTATCGAACTACGACAGTTCCGACACCTATGTCGCAGCCGAGCTGAGCATCGGCAAGACGATGAAGCTCAAGGGCGGCGACAAGCTCGACACCTCGCTGCGCTACCTGTGGTCGTACCAGAGCGGTGGCGACGTCGCCATCAAGACGGGCAAGTACAACGACGTCTATGATTTCGCGGCGGTCAACTCGCACCGCCTGCGCCTCGGCACGAGGTACAGCCACAAGGAAAGCGAGGGCAACGAACTCTACGCCGGACTCTACTGGGAGTACGAATTCAGCGGCAAGGCGTGCGCGAGCTTCATGGGCTACGAAGCGCCCAGTCCGAGCCTCAGGGGCGGCAGCGCCCTTCTGGAACTCGGCTGGAGGTTCCAGCCGAAGGATTCGCGCGTCAGCTACGACCTGAACCTTTCCGGTTGGCAGGGCAAGCGCGAAGGCGTCACGGGGAGCGCCCATGTGAACTGGGCGTTCTGA
- a CDS encoding protein tyrosine phosphatase, producing MQRKMWMSLCAAVLLVLGAMLGAANVVSAADAPPRMRNLGYIWRIDADDVRGLPRNFRTMEDEFHAPYKKDMDDSYVPTREGLERLHASGSGEFSASGLQSLLEALAEKTQMPICIVDLREESHGFFDGIAVSWYGEHDWGNVGLTQEEALADEAERIHGAAGQMTAVAHLGGEKNPLDEHEIFVEEAQTEKELVEAAGLRYKRIAATDHIWPSPAAVDEFVQFYKSLPENIWLHFHCQAGEGRTTEFLAMYDILKNPAVPLQDILYRQCLLGGSYVAHVEPEDSTYWKVPYYAEKAKHIALFYRYVQENEGAGFAVSWSDWLAAHELDDDADE from the coding sequence ATGCAGAGGAAAATGTGGATGAGTCTTTGCGCCGCAGTGCTTCTTGTCTTGGGAGCGATGCTTGGCGCGGCAAATGTTGTTTCAGCGGCGGATGCGCCGCCGCGCATGCGCAATCTTGGTTATATCTGGCGCATCGACGCCGATGATGTGCGAGGGCTGCCGCGCAACTTCCGCACGATGGAGGATGAGTTCCATGCTCCTTACAAGAAGGACATGGACGATTCCTATGTGCCGACACGCGAGGGGCTTGAGCGTCTCCACGCGTCGGGCAGCGGAGAGTTTTCTGCGAGCGGCTTGCAGTCCTTGCTGGAAGCGCTTGCCGAGAAGACGCAGATGCCGATCTGCATCGTCGACCTGCGTGAGGAGTCGCACGGTTTCTTCGACGGAATAGCGGTCAGCTGGTACGGCGAGCACGATTGGGGCAATGTGGGCTTGACGCAGGAAGAGGCGCTCGCCGATGAGGCGGAGCGCATCCATGGTGCGGCAGGGCAGATGACGGCGGTTGCGCACCTCGGTGGGGAGAAGAATCCCCTCGATGAGCACGAGATCTTCGTGGAAGAGGCGCAGACGGAGAAGGAGCTTGTCGAGGCCGCAGGGCTTCGTTACAAGCGCATTGCGGCGACCGATCATATATGGCCATCGCCTGCTGCTGTCGATGAGTTTGTACAGTTTTACAAGAGCTTGCCCGAGAACATTTGGCTGCACTTCCATTGCCAGGCGGGCGAGGGACGCACGACGGAATTTCTCGCGATGTACGATATCTTGAAGAATCCTGCGGTGCCCTTGCAGGACATCCTTTATCGTCAATGTCTGCTCGGCGGCAGCTATGTCGCGCATGTAGAGCCTGAGGATTCAACGTATTGGAAAGTGCCGTATTATGCGGAAAAGGCGAAGCACATCGCACTTTTTTACCGCTATGTGCAGGAGAACGAGGGGGCGGGTTTCGCTGTCTCGTGGTCGGATTGGCTTGCGGCGCATGAGTTGGATGACGATGCCGATGAATAA